The proteins below come from a single Drosophila kikkawai strain 14028-0561.14 chromosome 3R, DkikHiC1v2, whole genome shotgun sequence genomic window:
- the LOC108083669 gene encoding uncharacterized protein isoform X5 has product MLLLLLAFIMRFVDISKRCAACSRAGIDCPHNGGSGHNANSNTACWQHVATAATSNSSSTSSGCDSNSSSKENYYVPQHHLQKQQHRQRNGNITVTPQQLEQIRFYQRMQQQQLQQQLMLRRRLQQQLREQCVPSATSKTTTTSAGLTCNQQYLRQQRLLQQQQHQRYVDHNSNNDNDYLNNNNNLNNLNNNLNNNNWSHNINQQNNGNFVGQGPKLRRGMTEFSTNNDHSKPHFTASQQKPLQNSPIHQQSFALSNPSSHPHLLQRLAQQQHHHNHQHNPQQRPHQFQQTLPFSQLQHNNGNNTASHILSGSGSLPHTPLSYRNPLNSPSNGPFGNTAQTTTTTIGKRYQQQQLTDRLLQQQHLQQCQQQQLQSLGSDAEEESIGEELSEESLKQNVAIVLSNLDRYNNALRSIILNEQVSSLISPSSQSGSLFLGEDTGSLLYCDNNSNEEDPVGNRKLQGNNNFVLGKMAATPESDYNSNATTPGGRSSSEQQQQLGVGDARMLCGGGGMRETTNGGGGGNGGGVNNLNCSLASSHDFTHDNSDYQWFLDYGYRDGCGGMQRSVLSSLSASYNAMGDLIYYEDLAKNLDANLAEVDMESFRAEDIHSLLSQLPAYCKSLGGANSRLQQSLLLQQQQQQQQQQHQLQQQQLLHHSNMMPHNMSQTSTTSTNELIDNSFCKSELLFSPVRESHISVDSLDMDAYPDDGEIILTCNKDNYTIAFEGSVLYSDDSFYAEPSDIAARNKQNCINLHSNLDDIVKRNKALEVSMSRSAQAFQPLCPMSPKGQAAIAAAAKLQRYPSGNNNTETITITRHLPQCSVRKSNSLPNLQSEEPMAGSCLKEQHQQPEESGQQAAPLNVSQAISTSTMESCKSRSRNLLPMCQMPISISVSVSERLQHQADQQITPIQQITPTSQHQQSQHHSHHHRHKHRCSCSQESQNLHISGSASSGNSSNPPAFNLVKLFIKQKSTNSSGGQEDLVAQASAHTCMDVSSGCWPSSDAASSSSGSLEQRLRKKSMNDSGKGSAVSRHDEEENYPEQETPRRQLRNRLEAVFYDDVATSSSTGSLTATNSPAHRRRSMPLRNPQLYQLAAQVSTGSQMSSEASSEQLTQVPRRADAGCGPSTRPLSCASSSEMITRSMQTSCGSLSTTRSSLSERYRCVPPSFLEKLNNLGEERQAPIYVIYPNYALPDLGFVKTNASTDVIFSPFNYKMTLDGAAGSAGSSGSLKKQQRSSSQSASEDEILKTLDYKHVSDWQSLATLLPTEYRRRLQHIPEVKHLVRQLDAELSQRPLFCMSPPIRRNRSHICDCAKYFQGQTQMDEASSSGSSQQPSSGYRGSSTLLTDSELDTDPLKQMYVYQYDQQRMDSGVETSPGSQPTQTPPQPMPRSILRKAHSAQARSKRNSMIEAQQTQKLTKLEKRRSLQEPPHNYALGSNDELADVFEEEEHLPQAQPVKQRLSRKDLDARARAENFLASLPRSELKHYAEIAAILESSGEQVTYDAAALKKEVSRVLSQQKKVSFNDEGVAAGLQPQHAQRFATPPNSPNISVAALQRRETLDVMEQRKIESNRFKRLQIQWELMSKDSSMLKELASEAATKSGGSTPTSANSTGSNSAPRSRIPRPVSYPAGRLTSAQEAASGAKVSTRSPSRMVQPKRYSLAGATTPTSSATPASGRARTPTNRVAVTAPNTPKRQGVAQSPRPTSRVR; this is encoded by the exons atgttgttgctgctgcttgcctTCATCATGAGATTCGTAGACATTTCCAAACGCTGTGCCGCCTGCTCCAGGGCCGGCATCGATTGCCCGCacaacggcggcagcggcCACAACGCCAACAGCAACACGGCCTgctggcaacatgttgccacTGCGGCGACcagcaatagcagcagcaccagcagcggcTGTGACAGCAATAGCTCCTCCAAGGAGAACTACTATGTGCCGCAGCACCATCTTCAAAAGCAGCAACATCGCCAGCGGAACGGCAACATTACCGTGACGCCGCAGCAACTCGAGCAGATACGCTTCTATCAGcgcatgcagcagcagcagttgcagcagcaattGATGCTGCGGCGACGCCTGCAACAACAGTTGCGGGAACAGTGTGTGCCATCTGCCACatccaaaacaacaactactTCGGCGGGTCTGACCTGCAATCAACAGTATTTGAGGCAGCAGCGTCTgctgcaacaacagcaacaccagcgATATGTGGaccacaacagcaacaatgaCAATGATTAtttgaacaacaacaacaatctaAACAACCTGAACAACAatttaaacaacaacaattggaGCCACAACATTAACCAACAAAACAATGGCAATTTTGTCGGTCAAG GACCAAAACTTCGACGTGGCATGACAGAATTCTCAACAAACAACGATCACAGCAAACCGCATTTCACCGCATCTCAGCAGAAACCGCTCCAGAACTCACCCATCCACCAGCAGTCATTTGCCCTATCCAACCCCAGCTCTCATCCTCATCTGCTTCAACGCTTGGcccaacagcaacatcatcatAATCACCAACATAACCCACAGCAACGACCCCATCAGTTCCAGCAGACTCTGCCCTTCAGCCAGCTACAAcacaacaacggcaacaacacGGCTAGCCACATTCTCTCCGGATCGGGATCGTTGCCACACACCCCGCTTAGCTACCGTAATCCTCTGAACAGTCCCAGCAACGGCCCGTTCGGCAACACGGcgcagacgacgacgacgacgatcgGAAAGCGgtaccagcagcaacagctgaCCGACcgcctgctgcagcagcaacacctgCAGcagtgccagcagcagcaactgcagtcGCTGGGCAGCGATGCGGAGGAGGAATCCATCGGTGAGGAACTGAGCGAGGAGAGCCTCAAACAAAATGTGGCCATCGTGCTGAGCAACTTGGATCGCTACAACAACGCGCTTCGCAGCATCATATTGAATGAGCAGGTGAGCAGCCTCATCAGTCCCAGCAGTCAGTCGGGCAGCCTCTTCCTCGGCGAAGACACGGGCAGCCTGCTCTActgcgacaacaacagcaacgagGAGGACCCGGTGGGTAATAGGAAGCTCCAGGGCAACAATAACTTTGTGCTGGGCAAGATGGCGGCCACGCCGGAATCGGATTACAACAGCAATGCCACCACGCCAGGaggtcgcagcagcagcgaacagcagcagcaactcggGGTAGGTGATGCTAGGATGCTTTGTGGTGGTGGAGGGATGCGGGAAACTACTaatggcggtggcggtggcaatGGTGGTGGCGTCAACAATCTCAACTGTTCGCTGGCCTCGTCGCACGACTTTACTCACGACAATTCCGATTACCAGTGGTTCCTGGACTATGGCTATCGAGATGGCTGTGGCGGGATGCAGCGCAGCGTGCTGAGCTCCCTCTCGGCCTCGTACAATGCGATGGGGGATCTCATCTACTACGAGGACCTCGCCAAGAACCTGGACGCCAACCTGGCCGAGGTCGATATGGAGAGTTTCCGGGCCGAGGACATACATTCCCTGCTCTCCCAGCTGCCTGCCTACTGCAAGAGCCTGGGCGGAGCCAATAGTCGCCTGCAGCAGTCGCTGCTcctccaacagcagcagcaacagcaacagcagcagcaccagctgcagcagcaacagttgtTGCACCACAGCAACATGATGCCGCACAACATGTCCCAGACGTCGACCACCTCCACCAACGAACTGATCGACAACTCCTTCTGCAAATCGGAGTTGCTCTTCTCGCCGGTGCGGGAGTCGCACATCTCGGTAGACTCGCTGGACATGGACGCCTATCCGGACGACGGGGAGATCATACTCACCTGCAACAAGGACAACTACACTATAGCCTTCGAGGGTAGTGTGCTTTACTCAGACGACAGTTTCTACG CGGAACCTAGTGACATTGCCGCCAGGAATAAACAGAACTGCATAAACTTGCACAGCAATCTAGACGATATTGTGAAGCGCAACAAGGCCCTGGAGGTATCCATGTCGCGATCGGCCCAGGCCTTTCAACCACTCTGCCCCATGTCGCCCAAGGGCCAGGCGGCTATAGCGGCGGCGGCCAAGCTACAGCG GTATCCTTCCGGGAACAACAACACCGAGACCATCACGATCACCCGGCACCTACCACAGTGTTCGGTGCGGAAGAGCAATAGCCTGCCGAATCTGCAGAGCGAGGAACCGATGGCCGGCAGTTGCCTGAaggagcagcaccagcagccgGAGGAGAGTGGCCAGCAGGCAGCTCCGTTGAACGTCTCCCAGGCGATTAGCACTTCCACCATGGAGTCGTGCAAGTCCAGATCTCGTAACCTTTTGCCCATGTGCCAGATGCCCATCTCCATCAGTGTGTCCGTTTCGGAGCGACTGCAGCATCAGGCTGACCAACAGATCACGCCCATCCAGCAGATCACACCCACATCCCAGCATCAGCAGTCGCAGCACCACTCGCACCACCATCGCCACAAACATCGTTGCAGTTGCTCTCAGGAGAGCCAGAACTTGCACATCTCCGGCTCCGCCTCCTCGGGCAACTCCTCCAATCCGCCGGCCTTCAATCTAGTCAAGTTGTTCATCAAGCAGAAGagcaccaacagcagcggcgGTCAGGAGGACTTGGTCGCACAGGCGAGTGCTCACACGTGCATGGACGTCTCCTCCGGCTGCTGGCCCTCTAGCGATGCCGCGAGCTCGAGCAGTGGCTCTCTGGAGCAGCGCCTGCGCAAGAAGAGCATGAATGACTCGGGCAAGGGTTCGGCAGTGAGTCGccacgacgaggaggagaacTATCCAGAACAGGAGACTCCGCGACGCCAGTTGAGAAACCGTTTGGAGGCCGTCTTTTACGATGATGTGGCCACCTCCAGTTCCACGGGATCGCTCACGGCCACCAACTCACCAGCGCATCGTCGCCGCAGTATGCCATTGAGGAATccccagctctaccagctggCAGCCCAGGTTTCCACAGGCAGCCAGATGTCCTCGGAGGCGAGTTCAGAGCAGCTAACTCAGGTGCCAAGGCGCGCGGATGCGGGATGCGGGCCCAGCACGCGTCCGTTGTCCTGTGCCTCTAGCTCCGAGATGATTACGCGCTCCATGCAGACCTCCTGCGGATCGCTGAGCACCACCAGGAGCAGCCTGAGTGAGCGCTATCGCTGTGTGCCGCCCTCGTTCCTCGAGAAGCTAAACAACTTGGGCGAAGAGCGACAGGCGCCGATTTACGTGATCTATCCGAACTACGCGCTGCCCGACCTGGGATTCGTGAAGACCAATGCTAGCACGGATGTGATCTTCTCGCCCTTTAACTACAAGATGACGCTGGACGGGGCGGCGGGCAGTGCCGGCAGCTCGGGATCTCTAAAGAAGCAGCAGCGCAGTAGTAGCCAGAGTGCAAGTGAGGATGAGATTCTCAAGACGCTGGACTACAAGCACGTCTCGGACTGGCAGTCGCTGGCCACCTTGTTGCCGACGGAGTACCGCCGGCGGCTACAGCACATTCCGGAGGTGAAGCATCTGGTGCGGCAGCTGGACGCGGAGCTCTCGCAGCGTCCGCTCTTCTGCATGTCGCCGCCCATTCGGCGCAACCGCTCACACATCTGCGACTGCGCCAAGTACTTCCAGGGACAGACCCAGATGGACGAGGCCTCCAGTTCGGGATCGAGTCAGCAGCCCAGCTCTGGCTATCGCGGCTCGTCCACACTGCTGACCGACTCCGAGTTGGATACGGATCCGCTGAAGCAGATGTATGTGTACCAATATGATCAGCAGCGCATGGACTCTGGTGTGGAGACGAGTCCCGGCAGTCAGCCGACTCAGACACCGCCACAGCCCATGCCCAGAAGCATTCTGCGCAAGGCACACTCAGCACAGGCGCGTTCTAAGCGCAATTCCATGATCGAGGCACAGCAGACGCAAAAGCTGACCAAGCTCGAGAAGCGTCGCAGCCTGCAGGAGCCGCCGCATAACTATGCGCTGGGGTCCAACGACGAGCTGGCGGATGTcttcgaggaggaggagcactTACCACAGGCGCAGCCGGTGAAACAGCGGCTGTCCCGCAAGGATCTCGATGCCAGGGCTCGCGCCGAGAACTTCCTGGCTTCGCTGCCGCGCTCCGAACTGAAGCACTATGCCGAGATTGCGGCCATCCTGGAGTCTTCCGGCGAGCAGGTGACCTACGATGCGGCCGCTCTTAAAAAGGAAGTCAGCCGGGTGCTCAGCCAGCAGAAGAAGGTCTCCTTTAATGACGAGGGTGTAGCTGCCGGCCTACAGCCGCAGCATGCTCAGCGCTTTGCCACGCCACCCAATTCCCCCAACATTTCCGTGGCAGCACTGCAGCGTCGCGAAACGCTGGACGTGATGGAGCAGCGCAAGATCGAGAGCAATCGCTTCAAGCGCTTGCAGATCCAGTGGGAGCTGATGAGCAAGGACTCCAGCATGCTCAAAGAGCTGGCCAGCGAGGCGGCCACCAAGAGCGGTGGCTCCACGCCCACCTCGGCCAACTCGACGGGTTCCAATTCGGCGCCCAGGTCAAGGATTCCGCGGCCAGTGAGCTACCCAGCGGGCAG ACTCACCAGCGCCCAGGAAGCAGCCAGTGGAGCCAAGGTTAGCACCCGATCGCCCAGCAGAATGGTGCAGCCGAAGCGTTATAGTCTGGCCGGAGCGACCACACCCACATCCTCCGCCACACCAGCGTCGGGAAGGGCGCGTACGCCGACCAATCGAGTAGCGGTTACGGCGCCAAATACGCCCAAGCGTCAAGGTGTTGCCCAATCGCCCAG ACCCACCTCGCGAGTGCGTTGA
- the LOC108083669 gene encoding serine-rich adhesin for platelets isoform X6, translated as MTEFSTNNDHSKPHFTASQQKPLQNSPIHQQSFALSNPSSHPHLLQRLAQQQHHHNHQHNPQQRPHQFQQTLPFSQLQHNNGNNTASHILSGSGSLPHTPLSYRNPLNSPSNGPFGNTAQTTTTTIGKRYQQQQLTDRLLQQQHLQQCQQQQLQSLGSDAEEESIGEELSEESLKQNVAIVLSNLDRYNNALRSIILNEQVSSLISPSSQSGSLFLGEDTGSLLYCDNNSNEEDPVGNRKLQGNNNFVLGKMAATPESDYNSNATTPGGRSSSEQQQQLGVGDARMLCGGGGMRETTNGGGGGNGGGVNNLNCSLASSHDFTHDNSDYQWFLDYGYRDGCGGMQRSVLSSLSASYNAMGDLIYYEDLAKNLDANLAEVDMESFRAEDIHSLLSQLPAYCKSLGGANSRLQQSLLLQQQQQQQQQQHQLQQQQLLHHSNMMPHNMSQTSTTSTNELIDNSFCKSELLFSPVRESHISVDSLDMDAYPDDGEIILTCNKDNYTIAFEGSVLYSDDSFYAEPSDIAARNKQNCINLHSNLDDIVKRNKALEVSMSRSAQAFQPLCPMSPKGQAAIAAAAKLQRRSLFLVSPARRYPSGNNNTETITITRHLPQCSVRKSNSLPNLQSEEPMAGSCLKEQHQQPEESGQQAAPLNVSQAISTSTMESCKSRSRNLLPMCQMPISISVSVSERLQHQADQQITPIQQITPTSQHQQSQHHSHHHRHKHRCSCSQESQNLHISGSASSGNSSNPPAFNLVKLFIKQKSTNSSGGQEDLVAQASAHTCMDVSSGCWPSSDAASSSSGSLEQRLRKKSMNDSGKGSAVSRHDEEENYPEQETPRRQLRNRLEAVFYDDVATSSSTGSLTATNSPAHRRRSMPLRNPQLYQLAAQVSTGSQMSSEASSEQLTQVPRRADAGCGPSTRPLSCASSSEMITRSMQTSCGSLSTTRSSLSERYRCVPPSFLEKLNNLGEERQAPIYVIYPNYALPDLGFVKTNASTDVIFSPFNYKMTLDGAAGSAGSSGSLKKQQRSSSQSASEDEILKTLDYKHVSDWQSLATLLPTEYRRRLQHIPEVKHLVRQLDAELSQRPLFCMSPPIRRNRSHICDCAKYFQGQTQMDEASSSGSSQQPSSGYRGSSTLLTDSELDTDPLKQMYVYQYDQQRMDSGVETSPGSQPTQTPPQPMPRSILRKAHSAQARSKRNSMIEAQQTQKLTKLEKRRSLQEPPHNYALGSNDELADVFEEEEHLPQAQPVKQRLSRKDLDARARAENFLASLPRSELKHYAEIAAILESSGEQVTYDAAALKKEVSRVLSQQKKVSFNDEGVAAGLQPQHAQRFATPPNSPNISVAALQRRETLDVMEQRKIESNRFKRLQIQWELMSKDSSMLKELASEAATKSGGSTPTSANSTGSNSAPRSRIPRPVSYPAGRSTTPTSSKTIPVMGTPSPARAAATTPKTVTKSHNKPALVSSPRPHRLTSAQEAASGAKVSTRSPSRMVQPKRYSLAGATTPTSSATPASGRARTPTNRVAVTAPNTPKRQGVAQSPRPTSRVR; from the exons ATGACAGAATTCTCAACAAACAACGATCACAGCAAACCGCATTTCACCGCATCTCAGCAGAAACCGCTCCAGAACTCACCCATCCACCAGCAGTCATTTGCCCTATCCAACCCCAGCTCTCATCCTCATCTGCTTCAACGCTTGGcccaacagcaacatcatcatAATCACCAACATAACCCACAGCAACGACCCCATCAGTTCCAGCAGACTCTGCCCTTCAGCCAGCTACAAcacaacaacggcaacaacacGGCTAGCCACATTCTCTCCGGATCGGGATCGTTGCCACACACCCCGCTTAGCTACCGTAATCCTCTGAACAGTCCCAGCAACGGCCCGTTCGGCAACACGGcgcagacgacgacgacgacgatcgGAAAGCGgtaccagcagcaacagctgaCCGACcgcctgctgcagcagcaacacctgCAGcagtgccagcagcagcaactgcagtcGCTGGGCAGCGATGCGGAGGAGGAATCCATCGGTGAGGAACTGAGCGAGGAGAGCCTCAAACAAAATGTGGCCATCGTGCTGAGCAACTTGGATCGCTACAACAACGCGCTTCGCAGCATCATATTGAATGAGCAGGTGAGCAGCCTCATCAGTCCCAGCAGTCAGTCGGGCAGCCTCTTCCTCGGCGAAGACACGGGCAGCCTGCTCTActgcgacaacaacagcaacgagGAGGACCCGGTGGGTAATAGGAAGCTCCAGGGCAACAATAACTTTGTGCTGGGCAAGATGGCGGCCACGCCGGAATCGGATTACAACAGCAATGCCACCACGCCAGGaggtcgcagcagcagcgaacagcagcagcaactcggGGTAGGTGATGCTAGGATGCTTTGTGGTGGTGGAGGGATGCGGGAAACTACTaatggcggtggcggtggcaatGGTGGTGGCGTCAACAATCTCAACTGTTCGCTGGCCTCGTCGCACGACTTTACTCACGACAATTCCGATTACCAGTGGTTCCTGGACTATGGCTATCGAGATGGCTGTGGCGGGATGCAGCGCAGCGTGCTGAGCTCCCTCTCGGCCTCGTACAATGCGATGGGGGATCTCATCTACTACGAGGACCTCGCCAAGAACCTGGACGCCAACCTGGCCGAGGTCGATATGGAGAGTTTCCGGGCCGAGGACATACATTCCCTGCTCTCCCAGCTGCCTGCCTACTGCAAGAGCCTGGGCGGAGCCAATAGTCGCCTGCAGCAGTCGCTGCTcctccaacagcagcagcaacagcaacagcagcagcaccagctgcagcagcaacagttgtTGCACCACAGCAACATGATGCCGCACAACATGTCCCAGACGTCGACCACCTCCACCAACGAACTGATCGACAACTCCTTCTGCAAATCGGAGTTGCTCTTCTCGCCGGTGCGGGAGTCGCACATCTCGGTAGACTCGCTGGACATGGACGCCTATCCGGACGACGGGGAGATCATACTCACCTGCAACAAGGACAACTACACTATAGCCTTCGAGGGTAGTGTGCTTTACTCAGACGACAGTTTCTACG CGGAACCTAGTGACATTGCCGCCAGGAATAAACAGAACTGCATAAACTTGCACAGCAATCTAGACGATATTGTGAAGCGCAACAAGGCCCTGGAGGTATCCATGTCGCGATCGGCCCAGGCCTTTCAACCACTCTGCCCCATGTCGCCCAAGGGCCAGGCGGCTATAGCGGCGGCGGCCAAGCTACAGCG ACGCTCGTTATTCCTTGTTTCGCCCGCCCGCAGGTATCCTTCCGGGAACAACAACACCGAGACCATCACGATCACCCGGCACCTACCACAGTGTTCGGTGCGGAAGAGCAATAGCCTGCCGAATCTGCAGAGCGAGGAACCGATGGCCGGCAGTTGCCTGAaggagcagcaccagcagccgGAGGAGAGTGGCCAGCAGGCAGCTCCGTTGAACGTCTCCCAGGCGATTAGCACTTCCACCATGGAGTCGTGCAAGTCCAGATCTCGTAACCTTTTGCCCATGTGCCAGATGCCCATCTCCATCAGTGTGTCCGTTTCGGAGCGACTGCAGCATCAGGCTGACCAACAGATCACGCCCATCCAGCAGATCACACCCACATCCCAGCATCAGCAGTCGCAGCACCACTCGCACCACCATCGCCACAAACATCGTTGCAGTTGCTCTCAGGAGAGCCAGAACTTGCACATCTCCGGCTCCGCCTCCTCGGGCAACTCCTCCAATCCGCCGGCCTTCAATCTAGTCAAGTTGTTCATCAAGCAGAAGagcaccaacagcagcggcgGTCAGGAGGACTTGGTCGCACAGGCGAGTGCTCACACGTGCATGGACGTCTCCTCCGGCTGCTGGCCCTCTAGCGATGCCGCGAGCTCGAGCAGTGGCTCTCTGGAGCAGCGCCTGCGCAAGAAGAGCATGAATGACTCGGGCAAGGGTTCGGCAGTGAGTCGccacgacgaggaggagaacTATCCAGAACAGGAGACTCCGCGACGCCAGTTGAGAAACCGTTTGGAGGCCGTCTTTTACGATGATGTGGCCACCTCCAGTTCCACGGGATCGCTCACGGCCACCAACTCACCAGCGCATCGTCGCCGCAGTATGCCATTGAGGAATccccagctctaccagctggCAGCCCAGGTTTCCACAGGCAGCCAGATGTCCTCGGAGGCGAGTTCAGAGCAGCTAACTCAGGTGCCAAGGCGCGCGGATGCGGGATGCGGGCCCAGCACGCGTCCGTTGTCCTGTGCCTCTAGCTCCGAGATGATTACGCGCTCCATGCAGACCTCCTGCGGATCGCTGAGCACCACCAGGAGCAGCCTGAGTGAGCGCTATCGCTGTGTGCCGCCCTCGTTCCTCGAGAAGCTAAACAACTTGGGCGAAGAGCGACAGGCGCCGATTTACGTGATCTATCCGAACTACGCGCTGCCCGACCTGGGATTCGTGAAGACCAATGCTAGCACGGATGTGATCTTCTCGCCCTTTAACTACAAGATGACGCTGGACGGGGCGGCGGGCAGTGCCGGCAGCTCGGGATCTCTAAAGAAGCAGCAGCGCAGTAGTAGCCAGAGTGCAAGTGAGGATGAGATTCTCAAGACGCTGGACTACAAGCACGTCTCGGACTGGCAGTCGCTGGCCACCTTGTTGCCGACGGAGTACCGCCGGCGGCTACAGCACATTCCGGAGGTGAAGCATCTGGTGCGGCAGCTGGACGCGGAGCTCTCGCAGCGTCCGCTCTTCTGCATGTCGCCGCCCATTCGGCGCAACCGCTCACACATCTGCGACTGCGCCAAGTACTTCCAGGGACAGACCCAGATGGACGAGGCCTCCAGTTCGGGATCGAGTCAGCAGCCCAGCTCTGGCTATCGCGGCTCGTCCACACTGCTGACCGACTCCGAGTTGGATACGGATCCGCTGAAGCAGATGTATGTGTACCAATATGATCAGCAGCGCATGGACTCTGGTGTGGAGACGAGTCCCGGCAGTCAGCCGACTCAGACACCGCCACAGCCCATGCCCAGAAGCATTCTGCGCAAGGCACACTCAGCACAGGCGCGTTCTAAGCGCAATTCCATGATCGAGGCACAGCAGACGCAAAAGCTGACCAAGCTCGAGAAGCGTCGCAGCCTGCAGGAGCCGCCGCATAACTATGCGCTGGGGTCCAACGACGAGCTGGCGGATGTcttcgaggaggaggagcactTACCACAGGCGCAGCCGGTGAAACAGCGGCTGTCCCGCAAGGATCTCGATGCCAGGGCTCGCGCCGAGAACTTCCTGGCTTCGCTGCCGCGCTCCGAACTGAAGCACTATGCCGAGATTGCGGCCATCCTGGAGTCTTCCGGCGAGCAGGTGACCTACGATGCGGCCGCTCTTAAAAAGGAAGTCAGCCGGGTGCTCAGCCAGCAGAAGAAGGTCTCCTTTAATGACGAGGGTGTAGCTGCCGGCCTACAGCCGCAGCATGCTCAGCGCTTTGCCACGCCACCCAATTCCCCCAACATTTCCGTGGCAGCACTGCAGCGTCGCGAAACGCTGGACGTGATGGAGCAGCGCAAGATCGAGAGCAATCGCTTCAAGCGCTTGCAGATCCAGTGGGAGCTGATGAGCAAGGACTCCAGCATGCTCAAAGAGCTGGCCAGCGAGGCGGCCACCAAGAGCGGTGGCTCCACGCCCACCTCGGCCAACTCGACGGGTTCCAATTCGGCGCCCAGGTCAAGGATTCCGCGGCCAGTGAGCTACCCAGCGGGCAG GAGTACCACGCCCACTTCCTCAAAAACTATTCCCGTCATGGGCACGCCTTCGCCGGCCCGTGCCGCTGCCACCACCCCCAAGACTGTCACTAAAAGTCACAACAAACCCGCTCTTGTCTCCTCCCCCCGCCCACACAGACTCACCAGCGCCCAGGAAGCAGCCAGTGGAGCCAAGGTTAGCACCCGATCGCCCAGCAGAATGGTGCAGCCGAAGCGTTATAGTCTGGCCGGAGCGACCACACCCACATCCTCCGCCACACCAGCGTCGGGAAGGGCGCGTACGCCGACCAATCGAGTAGCGGTTACGGCGCCAAATACGCCCAAGCGTCAAGGTGTTGCCCAATCGCCCAG ACCCACCTCGCGAGTGCGTTGA